A stretch of the Nitrospirota bacterium genome encodes the following:
- a CDS encoding sodium:proton exchanger translates to MTDLTILSELLLIFAVSIAVVFVFHQVRLPSIAGFLVAGALIGPYGLNLVSDLQQVNVLAEIGIVLLLFTIGMEFSAAHLRAARRLLLVGGPLQVAGALIAGVLAGTVAGLPLAQAIFWGCLFSLSSTAIVLKALAERGESDSLYGRATIGILIFQDLAMVPMMLLVPLLASGSHVDAGTVLRGVAQSAVMVGVIVAAAWFLVPRLLKQIVRSRNRELFLLTIIVLCLGIAWLTSRSGLSLALGAFIAGLIISESEYSHQALAEVLPFRDSFNSLFFISVGMLMDVRVLLEYPGLILALVAAVILGKFVTGAGPVLTMGYPPRVALLTGVALAQVGEFSFILAQAGQQVGLLAREQYEVFLAVSVLTMVVTPFLIQLAPKMARRAEAVQRLRRWFPERTTSHQVQAESRGPRVKDHVVIVGYGLNGRNLARVLQQTEVPYVVLDLDGETVRRESKNGVPIYYGDGTNPSVLHHMRIEQARVLVLAISDPFAARRAVRIAKGLNQAVHVVVRTRYLRELEELHALGADEVVPEEFETSIEIFALVLRTYKLPQEFILQKAEQVRREGYALLRRTGLPELAHHLRGGTLTDAEVETCRIEPDSPAAGKTLIEVSIRPRTGASVIALTHNGVTESNPSQKVRLEAGDVLVLLGSRDQIRRALGLLVDTKAE, encoded by the coding sequence GTGACTGATCTGACGATCTTAAGCGAACTGCTGCTGATCTTTGCCGTGTCGATCGCGGTGGTGTTCGTATTCCACCAAGTCCGGTTGCCGTCGATCGCAGGCTTCCTTGTCGCCGGAGCGCTGATCGGTCCCTATGGGCTGAATCTGGTGTCCGATCTCCAGCAAGTCAATGTGCTGGCGGAGATCGGGATCGTCTTGCTCTTGTTCACGATCGGGATGGAGTTTTCGGCAGCCCACTTAAGGGCGGCCCGGCGGCTGCTCCTTGTGGGCGGCCCCTTGCAGGTGGCCGGCGCGCTCATCGCGGGCGTACTGGCAGGGACCGTGGCCGGCCTGCCATTGGCTCAGGCCATATTCTGGGGCTGTCTGTTTTCGCTCAGCAGCACGGCGATCGTCCTGAAGGCTCTGGCCGAGCGGGGGGAAAGCGACTCCCTATACGGCCGCGCCACAATCGGCATTCTGATCTTTCAGGATTTGGCGATGGTTCCGATGATGTTGCTCGTCCCGTTGCTGGCGAGCGGATCGCACGTGGATGCAGGGACTGTCCTGCGCGGCGTAGCGCAATCGGCGGTCATGGTGGGCGTCATTGTGGCCGCAGCCTGGTTCCTCGTGCCCAGGCTCTTGAAACAGATCGTCCGCAGCCGTAACCGCGAGCTCTTTCTGCTGACGATCATCGTGCTTTGCCTCGGGATCGCCTGGCTGACCTCTCGGTCGGGCCTGTCGTTGGCGCTTGGCGCCTTCATCGCCGGGCTGATCATCTCCGAGTCCGAGTATAGCCATCAGGCATTGGCCGAAGTCCTGCCGTTTCGCGACAGCTTCAACAGCTTGTTTTTCATCTCGGTCGGGATGCTGATGGATGTCCGCGTGTTATTGGAGTACCCAGGACTAATACTCGCCTTGGTCGCAGCGGTTATACTCGGTAAATTTGTGACCGGAGCCGGACCGGTGCTGACGATGGGCTATCCTCCGCGTGTGGCCCTGCTGACCGGTGTGGCCTTGGCCCAGGTCGGGGAGTTCTCCTTCATCCTGGCCCAGGCTGGGCAGCAGGTGGGCTTGCTGGCCAGGGAGCAGTACGAGGTCTTTTTGGCCGTGTCGGTGCTCACGATGGTCGTGACACCCTTCCTGATCCAACTGGCGCCCAAGATGGCCCGACGCGCGGAGGCTGTCCAACGGCTGCGCCGCTGGTTTCCCGAGCGGACCACCTCGCATCAGGTGCAAGCGGAATCCCGAGGTCCCAGGGTCAAGGACCATGTCGTGATCGTGGGCTACGGACTGAATGGCCGGAACCTGGCCCGCGTGCTCCAGCAGACGGAGGTTCCCTATGTGGTGCTGGATCTGGATGGGGAAACGGTCCGTCGAGAATCCAAGAACGGGGTGCCCATTTATTATGGAGACGGGACCAATCCCAGCGTCCTTCACCATATGCGCATCGAACAGGCACGGGTTCTTGTGTTGGCGATTTCCGACCCCTTTGCGGCGCGGCGGGCGGTTCGGATTGCCAAGGGGCTTAATCAGGCCGTGCACGTGGTGGTGCGGACCCGATATCTCAGAGAATTGGAAGAGCTGCATGCATTGGGGGCCGACGAAGTCGTGCCGGAAGAATTCGAGACCTCCATCGAGATCTTTGCATTGGTCCTCCGGACCTACAAGTTGCCGCAAGAGTTCATCCTGCAAAAGGCCGAGCAGGTCAGACGGGAGGGCTATGCGTTGTTGCGGCGGACGGGCCTGCCGGAGCTAGCGCACCATCTCCGTGGCGGAACCTTGACGGATGCGGAGGTGGAGACGTGCCGCATCGAGCCGGACTCTCCCGCGGCGGGCAAGACGCTGATAGAGGTCTCGATACGGCCGCGGACCGGTGCTTCGGTGATTGCGCTGACGCACAACGGGGTCACAGAATCCAATCCTTCGCAAAAAGTCCGTCTGGAGGCAGGGGATGTTCTGGTCTTGCTGGGCAGCCGGGACCAGATCCGCCGCGCGCTGGGCTTGTTGGTCGACACCAAAGCGGAGTGA
- a CDS encoding sulfurtransferase TusA family protein, producing MIQADVKLDTLGYFCPMPIIMTSKKIKELQLGQVLEVVSDDEGIKKDMPAWCQTTGHEMVGLEEDADQAKRIYKAFVRKTK from the coding sequence ATGATCCAAGCCGACGTTAAATTGGACACTCTCGGGTACTTCTGTCCCATGCCGATCATCATGACCTCCAAAAAGATCAAGGAACTGCAACTGGGTCAGGTGCTGGAAGTCGTGTCGGACGATGAAGGGATCAAAAAGGACATGCCGGCCTGGTGCCAAACCACGGGTCATGAAATGGTCGGATTAGAAGAAGACGCCGACCAAGCCAAGCGCATCTATAAAGCGTTTGTCAGGAAAACAAAATAA
- the rpsU gene encoding 30S ribosomal protein S21: protein MEIKVFNNNVEKALKVAKKKLAGEGLFRELKRRRFYEKPSVRKKAKLREAQRRRQKWLAKHRAE from the coding sequence ATGGAAATCAAAGTTTTCAACAACAACGTCGAGAAAGCGCTCAAAGTTGCCAAGAAGAAGCTGGCGGGCGAAGGCCTCTTCCGTGAATTGAAGCGGCGGCGGTTTTACGAAAAACCCAGCGTCCGCAAGAAAGCCAAGCTGCGGGAAGCACAACGACGCCGGCAGAAGTGGCTCGCCAAGCACCGGGCGGAGTAA
- a CDS encoding endonuclease III gives MRATEIHAAIRLLRREVRQWQEPVVGVVARESRDPFRILIACVLSLRTKDRTTADASQRLFALASDPATMVRLPLRRIETAIYPVGFYRTKAKQIREICRRLLDAYGGLVPDEIDELVTLKGVGRKTANLVVTVGYQKPGICVDIHVHRISNRWGYITTKTPEESEQALRRKLPHQYWITYNDLLVPFGQNICQPVSPWCSKCKLTAYCDRKGVTKSR, from the coding sequence ATGCGTGCGACGGAGATCCATGCCGCCATCCGCCTGCTCCGGCGGGAAGTCCGGCAGTGGCAGGAGCCGGTCGTGGGCGTGGTGGCCAGGGAGTCGCGCGACCCCTTCCGAATTCTCATCGCCTGCGTTCTCAGCCTCAGGACCAAAGATCGGACGACGGCGGACGCCTCGCAACGGCTGTTTGCGCTGGCATCCGATCCCGCGACCATGGTGCGACTCCCGCTCCGTCGCATCGAAACGGCCATCTATCCAGTCGGATTCTACCGGACCAAAGCCAAACAGATCCGCGAAATCTGCCGTCGGCTGCTGGATGCCTATGGAGGGCTGGTGCCTGACGAGATCGACGAACTTGTGACGTTGAAGGGAGTGGGACGGAAAACCGCCAACCTAGTCGTCACGGTCGGTTATCAGAAGCCGGGCATTTGCGTGGATATCCACGTGCACCGGATCAGTAACCGCTGGGGCTATATCACAACCAAGACGCCGGAAGAATCCGAACAAGCCTTGCGGCGCAAGCTGCCGCATCAGTATTGGATCACCTATAACGACTTGTTGGTGCCCTTCGGTCAGAACATTTGCCAGCCGGTCTCGCCATGGTGCAGCAAGTGCAAGCTGACAGCCTACTGCGATCGAAAGGGTGTGACGAAAAGCCGTTAA